The Argonema galeatum A003/A1 genomic sequence CCCTGGAGGGAGCCTTTTACACTTGAAATTATATGGATGATGGTTTCAGGCTAACCAATTGAGCATATAGTTAACTGAATTCAGCAGCAAGTAGGCTCTGGTCAGTCATCTGCCTTTCATCCGACCTTGTACACCCCAAAAGGAAAAACAAAGTTATGGGATTGTTTGACCGCATTAGCCGAGTACTCCGGGCTAATCTGAACGATGTTGTCAGTAAAGCTGAAGACCCGGAAAAAATTCTAGAACAGTCGATTATTGATATGCAGGAAGACTTGGTGCAGCTGCGCCAAGCAGTGGCTCAGGCGATCGCTACTCAGAAACGCACTCAGCAACAGTACAATCAAACTCAATCAGAGGCGAACAACTGGCAAAGCCGCGCTCAACTGGCTCTCCAAAAGGGAGATGAGAATCTGGCCAAGGAAGCGCTGGTGCGGAAAAAAGCTCAAGCTGATACGGCGGGTGCGCTCAAAGCAACTTTGGACACCCAAACTACTCAGGTGGATGCGCTCAAGCGCAACTTGATTGGTCTGGAAAGTAAAATTTCCGAAGCTAAGACTAAGAAGGATATGCTGAAGGCGCGGATCTCAGCGGCTAAGGCTAACGAACAACTGCAAAATGCGGTTGGTCGGATGGGCACTAGCAGCGCTATGGGTGCCTTTGAGCGGATGGAAGAAAAGGTTTTGATGATGGAAGCGCGGGCCCAGTCGGCGCAAGAGTTGACTGGTAATAATCTGGAACAGCAATTTGCTGCTCTGGAAGGTAGTAGCGATGTTGATGATGAATTGATGGCAATGAAAGCTCAACTGGCTGGTTCTTCGCCAAACCAAGCAGCGCTACCTGGTTCTGCACAAAAAACTACTTCCTCTTCTTCTACTTCTTCTTCTACTCCGTCCTCGTCATCTGGTTCAGCAGTTGATAAGGATTTGGAAGAATTGCGAAAGCAGATGGATCGCCTATAAGTTGCTCTAGCGGACTTGAGAAATATCAGTCTGGATAATTGGCTCTAAACTCCTAGTCAAGACTGGGTTTAGAGTGAACTTCCAGGCTGTATTTTTTTTGATGGAGATGATTGCGGGTTAAATTCCGTTAAGATCGCAAAAAGGATCGACTTACTCGCTACCTGCTTTATGCTCAACGACCTTTTTCCCTTTATGTTTGCGTTGGATGCTACTGCACTGGCTGGTTCTGGTTTGTGGTCGCTAGCTTTGTATCTGGGTTTCTCGCCGGTCAGCGAGTGGGTGATGGAGCAATTGAGGCGTTGGTTTAATTTTGCGGAGCGATCGCTCTATACTTCTGAAGCGGAATTTGAAAAAACCCGTCGGGCTAGAGAGTCCCAAAATGCTTTTTACGCATCTATCTTTAGTATTATCCCTTTTTTAGTGGCAGGCAGTTTGTGCAACTGGGCTGTGGAGTTCACTCTGGGACGCAGTTGGGCTATTAGCGTTGGAATACTCGCCTGTATGGGTTGCGGTATCTATGAGTTGGGGCGTCGGGATGGGCAACAATGAAGGGGCTAGGGGAAGAGGGGCTAGGGGCTAGGGGAAGAGGGGGGAGTGGGGGAGTGGGGGAGTGGGGGAGAATGACTAATGACCAATGACTAATTTTGTTTTGACTTTTATTGGCCAATTCCCCAATCTAAAATCTAAAATCTAAAATCTAAAATCTAAAATCGAATGAGTTTTCCTGTTTATTTGTGGCTTGGCTCTTGGCGGATTCATCCTCATATTTTATTTGAGTCGTTGGCTTATGCGATCGCGTTTCGGCTAGTTCTGCATAATGTTCGCCAAGATACTATTTCTTCCCCGCAACGCAGTTCTGTGATAGTGGGTGGGATGGTTGGGGCTTTGGTGGGTGCTAAGGTGCTGGTTTTGCTACAGCATCTTGATGTAGTTTGGCAGAGTGGGGAAAATTTTCTTTTAGTTTTATTGCAGGGGAAAACTGTTGTCGGTGCATTGCTGGGGGGATTGATTGGGGTTGAGTTGACGAAAAAGTCGATCGGGGTAAGGCGATCGACTGGCGATGCTTTTGTCTATCCTTTGATTGTGGGGACTGCTGTGGGACGGATTGGCTGTTTTTTGACGGGGTTGAGCGATCGCACTTACGGTATTGCCACTAGCTTACCTTGGGGTGTCGATTTTGGCGATCGCATTCCTCGCCATCCCACTCAGTTGTATGAAGTTATATTTTTGTTGGGTTTGATGATATTTTTACTCATCCGCAGTCGCTACTCTCGTCAGGAAGGGGATTTATTTAAGTTTTACGCGATCGCTTATTTAGGTTTTCGCTTGTCGATCGACTTCATTAAGCCAGATTTTCACCCATTTTTGGGGCTAAGTGCGATTCAGGTTGCTTGTTTGCTGGGACTTTTATATTATTGCCGCAGTATTCCCCAGATGTTTGCTTTCGCCCCACTTTCATCTAGGGTACGTTAGCTATCTTCGTAACGCACCAGATGTCGGGGGTTGTCTGAAAATTGCTGTAAAATCGCATTTAAAAAGGGGATGGGGAAGTACTAGACAGGGAAGCCTGTTTGATGTATGCTTATATAATAGAAATCTGTCCCCCATAAATATCACAACCTAGTTCTTCCTTATCAAGATTATTATAACATAAAAAATTAGTGCCGTCAAGGAGATAGAAAAAAGCTTGGGCGATTTGAAGAGGAAGAGGTTTTTAGCCACAGATGAACAATAATTGAACACAGATGAAGATGTGGATTTTTTGTAGATATACTTAATACGGTGATAGACTACGCTTTTTGGGAATTGGGAAAAAGATTTTTCTGACCATTACCGATTATCGATTATCGCGATAACAAAAAGCGCGGTTTGTCACCGCCGCAGATAAATATAGATGGTGGTGAAAGTGCGATCGGGCCTGGTTGCCTAGAAATCTGATTTTTGAGAGGAGCTGTAAACGAGATTCAGGTTGCTAGGTAAGATAGAGAAATTGGAAAAATATAAATATTGTAGTTCTTCCTTATCAACATAATGGTAACACATAAATTTAGTGGCGTCAAGGGTATAGAAAAAAATGCGTGGGTGATTTGAAGAGGAAGAGGTTTGGAACTACAGATGAAGATGTGGATTTTTTGAAGATAAATAGAGATGGTGGTGAAAGTGCGATCGAACTTGGTTGGTTAGAGATATGATTTTTTAGATGATCGTGGCAGTATTGGCAAGTAGTTTATCAGAGATCGGAAGAAGTGGAAGAAAGTCAAAGTATATATCCATCAATCTTAGCCAGCCTGCTATTATTGTGCCAAGGTTACATTCCAGCAGTCATTTTGGGAATTCCGTTGGGAATATTGGTTGGGATCGACAGGGTGATTTATCGGATACTGAAGAGAATTTTTCAGATTCCAGCTACTATACCTTCCATCGCCTTGTTACCGATCGCGTTGATAGGATTGAAAAATAACCAACAAGCTGTCCTTTTCGTGATTTTTTTCAGCGCCATCTGGCAGATTATCATAAATACTGCCACAGGTGTCCAAAAGTTCCGGAGTAACGGCAAGGATTTGAGAGATGCTATCCATCATACATTTACAGGGATGAGGATGGCAATGGGGTTGGCTTGGTTCACCCTAATCGCCGGGGAATTTTTGACAGGTGGTAAAGGGATCGGCTTTTTCATCTGGGATGCCTATAACAGTAACATGATTGATGAAATCGTCAAGGCGTTATTCTATATTGCGATTATCGGCTTGCTGCTGGATGGAGTGCTAGAGTTAGCAGGATATCTGATTTCGCGACAAGTCCCAGAAGATCGAGAATCGGAGATGTAAACTTTCGTAATTGCTATGCCTACAAGATCTTATCTTTTTTATGCTTTAACGAACAGCGTTTGCTCAAAATGCCTGGTCAAGGTGGAAGCGAAAATCATTTTTCGGGACGATCGCGTTTACCTGGTGAAACATTGTAGCACCCACGGACATGAAGAAGTGCTGATTGCGGATGATATCGAATATTATAAACAATCCCTGGGATTCATTAAACCTGGGGATATGCCGCTAAAATTCAATACACCGATTAAATATGGATGTCCTTACGACTGCGGACTTTGTCCAGATCACGAACAGCATAGCTGTTTAACGCTGGTAGAGGTAACGGATCGGTGCAATTTATCCTGCCCAATTTGCTACGCAGATTCTGGAACAGAAGAAATTTCCCAAATTTCCCAACAACCGCGACGCCATCGTAGTCTAGCACAAATTGAAATGATGTTGGATGCGATCGTACAAAATGAGGGAGAACCTCAGATTGTACAGATTAGTGGGGGGGAACCTACGGTACATCCAGAGTTTTTTGAGATTCTGGATCTTGTCAAAAGTAAGCCCATCAAGCATTTGATGATCAATACTAATGGTATCCGCATTGCCAAGGAGAGGAGTTTTTGCGATCGCCTCAGTCAGTATATGCCGGGAATCGAAGTCTATCTGCAATTCGATAGCTTTGAGGCGGTGGCGCTGAAAGAGTTGCGGGGTGCGGATTTGCGAGATGTTCGTGAAAAAGCGATCGCCCATCTCAACGAGTATAACATCTCGACCACCCTAGTCGTCACCCTAAAAAAAGGATTGAACGACGGGGAAATCGGCAAAATCATCGACTACGCCTTGAAACAGAAATGCGTGCGCGGTGTCACATTTCAACCTATCCAAGCTGCGGGACGTTTGGAGGATTTCGATCCCAAGCGAGATAGATATACGCTGACCGAAGTCCGTCGTTCCATTTTACAACAAAGTTCTCATTTCAAACCAGAAGATATTTTACCTGTGCCTTGCCATCCAGATTGTTTAGCGATGGCGTATGCGCTGAAAGTGAATGGAAAAGTAATACCGCTGACTGGTTTACTCAATCCAGATGAATTTGTCAAAATTATGCCGAATAGCGTTCTTTACGAGCAAAATGAAGAACTGAAGCGCAACATTTTCGAGCTATTTTCCACCAGTCATTCTCCCCAATCTTCTGCAACTTCGTTGAAACAACTATTGTGCTGTTTGCCCATGCTACCAGTTCCCGAAGGAATTACCTACGAGAATGTTTTTCGGGTGATGATTGTGCAATTTCTCGACCCATATAACTTTGACGTTCGTTCGGTGAAACGGTCTTGTATTCATATTGTACATCCAGATGGGAGAATTATTCCATTTGATACTTTCAATATGTTCTACCGCGAGGGGAGTGCTGGATATCATTTGGTTTCTAATCGCCCGTAGAAAATAAACGGAATTTATTTGATGTCTTACAATGAGTTTAGTTTAGCTAAAGTCAAATATAAAAGGATAAATTATGGCAATACAAAATGAATTTCTTGGCATAATCTATGGAATGTTATTGTTATTGGGTATGCACGCCATCGCAATAGTAGCAATATTCATTTTAGGATTTGTTTTATTTTCTAATACACCAGGTTACGCTATTTTAGCATTTTGGATATATGCAGCATTTGGTTTTTCCTTAATTCAGTTGTTATATGTAATTCCAGTTGTTTTAAGGCTCAAACAACAACAAAGATGGGGAATGATGAAAGGAGTGATTATCGGCGCAGTAATAACTGCTTTGGTGAGTGGTGGTTGCTTTTTGATTTACGGTAGAGGGAATTTCTAAGGTTGGTAAAATTATGTCAGACAGGGATGAATCTAGAGAAATTCAGAATCAAAATGGATGTTTGCCAATCTGTGGAATTTTGATCCTAAATGTAGGCTTATTTTTCCTAATAGGCTTTTTATTTAGTCATTTATCTATACTTTTTCCCAATTTACCATTTATAATTACAAAATGCTTATACCCACAAACATATAATAATCCACTTGCTAATGGCTTTGCAAATATTCAAGCTGTATTTGGTAGCATTTCTATAGTTCAAATATTCTATTTGATCCCCTTAATTTATTGGCTTAAAAGGAAAAGGAAAAAAGAATTTGTGAAAGGAGTAATTATTGGTGCGGTAATTACTGCTTTATTAACAAGTCCTTGTTTTATACAAGTTATTGCTTGTAAAAGTTATAGCTAATTTTGCTGATGCGCCTCGAATACTGCGAAGCCGATCGCGCATTTCTGCCAACTTCTCAGGATTATCTAAATAATCTAATACAAAATCTGCCACATCTTTAGCCATTTCTTTGTAGGTTGGGCCCTTGTGAAGCGAAACCCAACCTACAAAGCTAAAGAAACCCGGTTTCTAAGGGCTTGGCAGTTTTACGTTTAATTAGGCCCACCTACTTAGCTGGGGGGTATGAAAGAGCCGATCGCATCTTCAATAGTAACGCGCCCTTTCAGATGGGTTGTTCCCTCATCTTCAAAGATAATATGTCCCGTGTTGAAACCGCGTAACATCTCGCTCCAACCGACGATCGCACCTGGGCTATTACCAAATTGTGCCAGCAAGTGCGCCCAGTCCGATTCTGGCACCTCAACAGCCTGTACAGGGCGGCCTAACGCCTGTGCAAACCCCGCTGCCACGTCGTTTGGGCTATAGGACTGCGGGCCTTGAAGTTCGATCGTCCTTGTACCGCTCCATGTTTCCAGCAGGGATTCTGCACATACACGGCCAATATCTGCCGCTGCAACCATTGGGATCGCACGGTCTAGCGGAGAAAGAAAGCTCGGCATCACACCCTCGCTGGCGGCTACACTTGCCACAGATGCCCAATTCTCCATAAAGTAGGCACAGCGAACAAAGGCGATCGGCAAATCGATTTGTCGGAAGCGTTGCTCAAATATCCAGGTGGTGCGGATGTTACCAGTTCCCTCTGGAAGATGGGCACCTACCGAAGAAAGCACCACAAGTTTGGACAGTCCGGCATTCTGTACCGCTTCTTGCAATGCTACACCTACGTTCTCCGCTACGGCGAACATATCATCCGCCTGGTAGTCTGGAGGATTGAGAAGGTAAGCGCCTTTGGCACCCGAAAACGCCTGGGTCATCGCACCCACATCAGTAACATCGGCGACAGCTACCTCTGCACCCCGCTGCGCCCAACTCTCGCCTTTGCTAGCGTTTCTGACTACAACGCGCACAGATGCGCCGTGTTCGATTAAAGTGTTTGCTACTGCTCCTCCGGTTTGGCCCGTTGCTCCCAGTACGACGTAAATATCTTTTTGGCTCATGTTTTTTTCCGAGTTAATAGAATATCGGTTACAAAATTTCGATCGAACTGCTTGCAGCAGTTAAATTCGCTCACTTCACGTTATTATTTCACGTTTTAGCCATCTAAATCCTCAAATTTGCAAATTTCTTCCTGCACCAAATGAGCTAATTTTTGTGCTGCACCTGCTTCACCGCGAACACTGCGGAGGCGATCGCGCATTTGGTCTAACTTTTCAGGATTATTCAAAAAATCCATCACCAATTCTACCACATCTGAAGGTTGCAATTTACCCACAATTTCTGGTACAATTTCAGTCTTAGCCCAAATATTCGGCCATGCAAATAAACGCTTCTGTCTCAATACCAACCAGTTAATGATTTTAGCAAAAATCGAACCTAATCCCGGTAAATTGGCGAGTAATCCTGGCAAACCATCCCAGCTTCGCATTGCATCCAGTTGCTGAGTGGGAATCAACACAATCATCGGCACTGCTAAAGCGCCCAATTCAGCTGTATTCGCACCAACGGTAGTCAGACAAATACGACATTGGGATAACAATTGATATGCAGGGGATTGTGTAAATAATTCTACGTGCAAACCGCTATTTGTTTTAAGAAAAGGAGGTTCTGGGTGAGGCGGACTAACCAATTCTGCACTTCCCCATCCCAGTTGCCCAATCAGGGGATTTTGTTGGGGATCGGCAAAGCGAGCTAATTTTTGGATATCTAAAGTTGGCGCAACGGGAATTACGAAACGAGTTTGGGGACGCAATCTGTGGATCTGTTCTGCGATCGCCAATACCAAAGGCAGTCCCTGAACTAATTTAGCAGGTTTAGATCCGGGCAGCAATCCGATCGATTCGATTTTAGATTTTGGATTTTGGATTTTAGATTGATTCTCAATACTGTCCTCTTGCGCTTGGGCCATTAAATCGCCGACGACGGTAAATTTATGAGCGTATTTCTGATGGGTATGAGCAACAATTTCAGGTTTCATCACCCCAAATCTGTCAATCCAATTGTGCCAACGTGCTTGCCATTCTGCGTAGACAATGGTACGATAGTCTAAACGTTTGCCAATTAGGACGGTGAAAAATTGATCGCCGCCTAAAAAGAGAACCGCACCTTTTTGTCGCCAGTCCCAATTTTCGGCAGTCTTACCCCACAGCAAAAACCGAAAGAAATGTTCTGACCCTTGGACGCGATCGACTTCTGGATAGCTTTGGGCAATTTCCACCTCTTTGCCACTGGCGTTGGGACAGGGGGATAGCACGATCGAAATGCGTAAGAGAGTGCGATCGTCTCCTAATTGTTGACGAAGCGATCGCACCACAGGACGCACCCAAGTTGCCAACTCCCCTGGCCCATTGGAGAGAATCAGAATATCAGCTGGCTGCACAATCATATTCTGTGAACGATTGCAATAGACATCTCCAGAAATTAAAAGTGCGTTGCCTAGAACCCTTGTAGAGACGTTGCATGCAACGTCTCTACATTCTTTTTTGGAGAGGTCTAATAGTGGTGGTAACGCAAGTTGCTAGTTATATAGTTGAGTTTGGTATTAGGTACGTAGTTGCGCTTTAGCGCTCTTATCCTAGTTGGTATAAGAGCGCTAAAGCGCAACTACGTACCCAGAAGGCAAGTAACTAGCAA encodes the following:
- a CDS encoding NmrA family NAD(P)-binding protein, with the protein product MSQKDIYVVLGATGQTGGAVANTLIEHGASVRVVVRNASKGESWAQRGAEVAVADVTDVGAMTQAFSGAKGAYLLNPPDYQADDMFAVAENVGVALQEAVQNAGLSKLVVLSSVGAHLPEGTGNIRTTWIFEQRFRQIDLPIAFVRCAYFMENWASVASVAASEGVMPSFLSPLDRAIPMVAAADIGRVCAESLLETWSGTRTIELQGPQSYSPNDVAAGFAQALGRPVQAVEVPESDWAHLLAQFGNSPGAIVGWSEMLRGFNTGHIIFEDEGTTHLKGRVTIEDAIGSFIPPS
- a CDS encoding lipid-A-disaccharide synthase; amino-acid sequence: MIVQPADILILSNGPGELATWVRPVVRSLRQQLGDDRTLLRISIVLSPCPNASGKEVEIAQSYPEVDRVQGSEHFFRFLLWGKTAENWDWRQKGAVLFLGGDQFFTVLIGKRLDYRTIVYAEWQARWHNWIDRFGVMKPEIVAHTHQKYAHKFTVVGDLMAQAQEDSIENQSKIQNPKSKIESIGLLPGSKPAKLVQGLPLVLAIAEQIHRLRPQTRFVIPVAPTLDIQKLARFADPQQNPLIGQLGWGSAELVSPPHPEPPFLKTNSGLHVELFTQSPAYQLLSQCRICLTTVGANTAELGALAVPMIVLIPTQQLDAMRSWDGLPGLLANLPGLGSIFAKIINWLVLRQKRLFAWPNIWAKTEIVPEIVGKLQPSDVVELVMDFLNNPEKLDQMRDRLRSVRGEAGAAQKLAHLVQEEICKFEDLDG
- a CDS encoding PspA/IM30 family protein codes for the protein MGLFDRISRVLRANLNDVVSKAEDPEKILEQSIIDMQEDLVQLRQAVAQAIATQKRTQQQYNQTQSEANNWQSRAQLALQKGDENLAKEALVRKKAQADTAGALKATLDTQTTQVDALKRNLIGLESKISEAKTKKDMLKARISAAKANEQLQNAVGRMGTSSAMGAFERMEEKVLMMEARAQSAQELTGNNLEQQFAALEGSSDVDDELMAMKAQLAGSSPNQAALPGSAQKTTSSSSTSSSTPSSSSGSAVDKDLEELRKQMDRL
- a CDS encoding prolipoprotein diacylglyceryl transferase is translated as MSFPVYLWLGSWRIHPHILFESLAYAIAFRLVLHNVRQDTISSPQRSSVIVGGMVGALVGAKVLVLLQHLDVVWQSGENFLLVLLQGKTVVGALLGGLIGVELTKKSIGVRRSTGDAFVYPLIVGTAVGRIGCFLTGLSDRTYGIATSLPWGVDFGDRIPRHPTQLYEVIFLLGLMIFLLIRSRYSRQEGDLFKFYAIAYLGFRLSIDFIKPDFHPFLGLSAIQVACLLGLLYYCRSIPQMFAFAPLSSRVR
- a CDS encoding ABC transporter permease subunit, with product MEESQSIYPSILASLLLLCQGYIPAVILGIPLGILVGIDRVIYRILKRIFQIPATIPSIALLPIALIGLKNNQQAVLFVIFFSAIWQIIINTATGVQKFRSNGKDLRDAIHHTFTGMRMAMGLAWFTLIAGEFLTGGKGIGFFIWDAYNSNMIDEIVKALFYIAIIGLLLDGVLELAGYLISRQVPEDRESEM
- a CDS encoding radical SAM protein codes for the protein MPTRSYLFYALTNSVCSKCLVKVEAKIIFRDDRVYLVKHCSTHGHEEVLIADDIEYYKQSLGFIKPGDMPLKFNTPIKYGCPYDCGLCPDHEQHSCLTLVEVTDRCNLSCPICYADSGTEEISQISQQPRRHRSLAQIEMMLDAIVQNEGEPQIVQISGGEPTVHPEFFEILDLVKSKPIKHLMINTNGIRIAKERSFCDRLSQYMPGIEVYLQFDSFEAVALKELRGADLRDVREKAIAHLNEYNISTTLVVTLKKGLNDGEIGKIIDYALKQKCVRGVTFQPIQAAGRLEDFDPKRDRYTLTEVRRSILQQSSHFKPEDILPVPCHPDCLAMAYALKVNGKVIPLTGLLNPDEFVKIMPNSVLYEQNEELKRNIFELFSTSHSPQSSATSLKQLLCCLPMLPVPEGITYENVFRVMIVQFLDPYNFDVRSVKRSCIHIVHPDGRIIPFDTFNMFYREGSAGYHLVSNRP